Genomic window ([Eubacterium] hominis):
CATGTCCATCAATAAACAACTCATAACGATCTGCAAATCTTGGATCTTCAGGATTCTTTTTCGCCAATGGTGAAATTGATGTAGGGTGTCCATAGATATATGTAGGTTGTACTAGTGTTTCTTCTACATATTTTTCAAAGAACAAATTGATAATGTGCCCTACACTATTGTGTTTCTTTTCTACTTCGATTTCATGTTCTTTGGCGATTGCACACGCTTCTTCATAGCTCATTTCTTTCCAGAAATCTACACCGCATGCTTCTTTAATTGCATCCACCATGTGCAATCTTTTGAAAGGAGCTTTTAAAGAAATTTCTTTTTCTCCATATGTAATTTCTGTAGTACCAAGTACTTCCATAGCTACATATTCAAATAACCCTTCAATCAAATCCATCATACCATGTAAATCTGAATAAGCTACATAAGCTTCTACTGTAGTAAATTCTGGGTTATGTGTTGCATCCATTCCTTCGTTACGGAATAAACGACCTATTTCATAAACGCCTTCTAATCCACCAACAATTAATCTTTTTAAAGGTAATTCTGTTGCAATACGTAAATAGAAAGGCATATCTAATGTATTGTGATGTGTGATGAATGGTCTAGCAGCTGCTCCACCAAGAATTGGCTGTAACACTGGAGTTTCTACTTCTACTAATCCCTTTCCATCAAAGTAACGCTGAACTGCACGAATAATTTTTGGTCTTGTTAATGCAATACGTTTGCTGTTATCGTTCATAATCAAATCTACATAACGTCTACGATAACGTTCTTCTACATCCTGCAAACCGTGGAATTTTTCTGGTAGAGGACGTAATGCTTTTGTTAAGTGTGTATATACTGTCGCTTTAACAGATAATTCTCCATGATCCGTCTTCATAACAATACCTTCAATACCTACTATATCTCCGATATCTGATTTTTTGAATATTTCATACTGATCTTCTCCGATGACATCTTTACGCACATAAATCTGCATTCTGCCATCTAAATCCTGAATATGCATGAATCCAGCTTTTCCCTGGCGACGTTTTGTCATAATACGTCCAGCAATTTTAACAATTACGTTTTTTTCAACTAATTCTTCTTTTGTGAAATTTTCATATTCTGCGCGTATTTGTCCTGATTTGTGTGTTCTTTCATACGCATGTCCAAATGGATCAATGCCCATATCAATAAGGTCTTGCATCTTTTGGCGACGAATTTTTTCTTGTTCTGTCAACTTTTCCATGTTATTTACTCCTTTTCTTTTCATAATAAAAGCTCTCTTCCTCATAGGGACGAGAGCTTGATCGTGGTACCACCCTAATTCACTGTTTAGTTGCCTAAAACAGTCTTAGCGACTTTCATTAAGTCTATTCGTAACGTGAATGATTCGTCCTTTCGGAAGGCTCCAAGTCTTTGTTTCGAAATAAATTTCCATGCATCTTTTCCACCATCAAATGCTCTCTATTACTTCCATTTATTCTACTCTCTTATCAACGCCATATTTGCACATCTGATTATATATAGAATGAAGTTGTTTGTCAAACGAAATCTCTATTTTTTTAGCGATAAAATTTATCGTATTTTTTATTTATGAATTTTTTTATTTTTTTGAAAGCTTTTTATATATTATTTCGTATTATTAGTGAATGGAGGATATTTAAAATGAAAAAAAAGATTGTTACATTATTTATAGTGTTATTGATTGCAATAGGTGCTTTTGTTATATTAAAGCCAATTTACGCAGCTTCAGCTTCCTATTCTGGTGATAGATTCCATCATGAGGATTGTGATCAACACTCAGACAATCAGGATTGTCCAAACAGAAATGATCAAAACTGTTCACGAAAAATGAAAAGAACTCATCAAATGAATCAGGACTGTGTTGAAACTCATCAAAGTCAATACAAACATAACCATGATTGTGTTTCGCAAGTTGAACAAAATTGTGCATGGACTGTTAACACCCATCACCAAATGCACCACAAATAGTGTATAATACAATTAAATAAAAAAGAAATGAGGTTCTATGCGAAGCGAAGAGGAAATTATTCATGCCATTAATACTTATTCTGATATGGTAAAGCGTATATGCTTTATTCATTTAAAGCAAGATGCAGATGTTGAGGACATTTTTCAAGATGTCTTTTTAAAGTATGCAAATGGACCACATTTTGAAAGTGACGAGCATGAGAAAGCATGGCTTATAAGAGTAAGTATAAACGCATGTAAAGATTCTTTAACTTCCTGGTTCCATAAAAAAGTTATTTTGCATGATAATTTAGAAATCTATGAAAACATTCCCTTTCTAACTAAATCGCATGATGATCAAATACTCTCAAATGTATTAAAACTAAAGGAGAACTACCGCAATGTCATATATTTATATTACTATGAAGGTTATAAAATAAAAGAAATCGCCCAAATATTACATAAGAAAGAAAACACAATACATACATGGATGAAACGTGCGAAGGAAGAATTGCGCTATATGCTTGGAGGTGATTATCTTGAATAAACCACTACAATCTTTAGATCATATACACGCTGATAATGATTTAAAAGAAAAAACAATGCTTCATATATTGCAAGGAACAAAAAGAAAATCTCAATCACCAAAAGGAAAGTGGGCTTTCGCAATCTTACTTCTATGCTTTTTTATATCTTTTCCGATACTATATTTATTTAATTCATCACCTTCATCAGAAGATGATAGTAACATAGAAGCTATTGTGTCATTTGATATCAATCCCAGCATGGAATTTAAAGTCAATAAGGAATTAATCATTACCTCGATCAAGCCTTATAACCAAGACGCAAAAAAAATTATCTCCACTTTAAATTTAAAAGACAAGCGAATTGATGATGCAATTGATATATTATTACAAGATCCATTATATCGTACCTATTTTAAAGATGGTATATTAGAAATTGGAATTTATACAAAGAACAGTCAGTTATCTTCACAGCTTGATACCTTAGTTCAGGAAAAATTGCAATCTAAGCTTTCTACTTCACAATATCATTGTTCACATATTGACGAAGAAACACATACAGCTGCTCATAACTCACATACTTCTATAGGAAAATATCGTGTTATAGAAGAAATCCTGTCTTATGATAACAATTATTCTTTAGAAGGGTTATCAAATAAAAGCATGAAAGAATTATATAAGATTTTATCATTATATGATGCAAATAATATTCCAGAAAGCTGCCAAAAATCAACTAATGAAAATGGTCATCATGGAAAACATCACTAAAATATTATATGTAAAAACATTCAAGCAATTAATTTCATGATATACTAATTTATATTTATAAAGGATGTGAAATATGTCATGTCAGTTAATGAACTAAAATTAAGTAAAACGATATCCTATGCTCTGCGACATCACCCTGAAGAATTTAATCTTCAATTAGATGAAGAAGGGTGGTGCTTTATTGATGATTTGCTTAATGCTTTACAAACAGTCAATCAGTTACAAGATGTCACTCTTTCTGATCTCAAGAAAATGATTGCACATTCAGAAAAAAAGCGTTTTGAGTTAAAAAAAGATAAAATTCGTGCATATTACGGACATAGTTTTGATGTTAAAGTAAAATATAACGAAAAAAAGCCACCTGATTTCTTATATCATGGAACAGCAAGAAGATTTCTTGATTCTATCAAAAGACAAGGCCTTATTGCAAAGCAAAGACAATATGTGCATTTATCCAGTGATCGTCATACTGCCTATCTTGTTGGAAAACGTCACGATGATTATCCAATCATTTTAAAAATTAACGCAAAAGAAGCATTTGATGATGGAATTGTTTTTTATGATGCTAATGATACTACTTGGTTATGTGAAGCACTTCCAAAACAATATATTGATAACTTATAAAAAACCCAGAGCTTAACACGATTATACTAAGCTCTGGATTTTTTTAATCATAAGGTATTACTTCTACACTTTCTGTTTCAAAATCTACAAAAGTTTGAAATGCATTACGATGCTCATCCTCATCCCAAATTTCTACAAACTTTGGGGTCACTTCGATAATAATTTCACTATCTTCATGACTATATGCATTATAACTTTGCCAAAGATATTTTTTATACAGCGTTTCAAATTTGTGATCAGGCTCATCAACAACAAGCCCTTTATTTTCTGCAATACCTTCTACCTGTACACCTCCAACACAAAGTGCAACTCTTGGATTTTCGAATAACTGTTGGGTTTTCCTAAAGTTTTTATCTGTCTTAAAATAAATTTTATCATCATAAATCAAGCAGCTAACATTTCTAACCATCACATAATCATTTACACTGGATGCCAATGCCATAATCTTATAATCTCCTAATTTTTTAAATAATAAGTCTTTTCCTTCTTCGAATGTCATTTTCTTTTCCTCCTATCGTTTATACGCGAATCGATGAATCATAGGACTAATTTTTTTATATACAAGAAACGTAATTAATCCATTCACTCCTGTTTTAATCAAGTTGAACGGGATAATGCCTAACAACACCACTCCTTCAATTGAATTTACTGCTGGATTCACTTCTTTACACATAGCTAAAATATTACTCATATCCATTTGATAAAGTGAAACATAAAATGGAATAATCAGATATAGATTTGTAATTACTGCTGTTACAGTACAAATAACTATACCTAATAACATTCCAATAGCAGCACCATTTCTGGTTTTGTGTTTTAAATAATATGCACTTGCCGGAAGTATCAAGGCACAGCTTAATAGAAAGCTTTGTATTTCTCCAGTAAACATACTATTTGTACCATTGATAATTAGCTGAATCAATACTCTGACAATAATAATTGCAAGTGCGTTCCATGGCCCTAGGGCAAATCCTCCAATCAATTCAGGAATCAGTGCAAAATCAAAGCTCAGAAACGGTGGCAACAATGGTATCGGAAATCGAAATACCATTAAAATGGCACCTAATGCTGCTAATATTCCTATAAGAGCAAGATTTTTTGTCGTCATGTTTTTCAAACACAACACCTCCATTTCAAAAAAAAAACTGGAAACGAAAAAAAAACTTCGCCTCCAGGTGTACACAGAAAATGTCTTTTCTCATCCGGACTATTACCGTCGGTTCTGGAATCACACCAGATCAGCCGCGAATTTTGCGGGTCATGGACTTTACCATCGGTAGGGACTTACACCCCGCCACAAAGACTTTGATTCAATTTTGAAACAGTTTGTGTCTGACACATATCTGCTTGTTTTTTATTATAGTCCTATTTTTGATAATGAGCAAGCTTAATCTAAAAAAGAATGCTGTTTCCAACATTCTTTAATCTAAAATTTTAATGCTATTTATCACAGGCTGTTGTGATGCTTCAACTAATCCATTGTTATCAATTGCTTTTACTTTCTCAAGCTTATCTAATACATCCAGCCCTTTTGTGACTTTTCCAAATGCAGCATATTGCCCATCCAAATGAGAAGCCTTTTCATACATAATGAAGAATTGTGAACTGGCACTATTATAATCTTGCGAACGAGCCATTGATATAACGCCACGCTCATGTTTTATATTGTTTTCCACACCATTTGCACTAAATTCACCTTTGATTGTATGTTTAGATCCTCCAGTACCATTACCATTAGGATCCCCACCCTGAATCATAAAATCCTCAATATTACGATGGAATGTCAAGCCATCATAAAAACCGTCTTTTGCTAATTCCACGAAATTAGTAACAGTAATTGGCGCTGTATCTGCATCCAATTCTAATTCTATTGTCCCATAATCTTTCACATCAATAACTGCGTGATGCTTACCTTTTAATAAATTTTCTGAAACTTGCTCTGTAGGTTTAGGTGTTTCTTTTGTCCCACACGCACTTATCGTTAACATAAAACAAATCATCATACAAACAGATATAACCTTTCTCATTCTTTCACCGCCTTACAATTCATCTCCGCCATATATAAGTCTAAAATTTGGTTCATTTCATCAAATGTTTCCATTTTCGTTAATGCATCTTTTAATTTATGAGAACCAGGCAATCCTTTCACATACCATGCCGCATGTCCTCTCATTTCACGCATTCCTACATACTCACCTTTCAGATTGCATAATCGTTTTGCATGTAATCTTGCCATCATAAATTTTTCTTCCATAGACACTGGTGGTAATTGTTTTCCCGTATCAAGATAGTGCACTACTTCCTTAATTAACCAAGGATCTCCTAATACCCCTCTGCCAATCATTACTGCATCGCATCCTGTTTCATCCAGCATACGTTTTGCATCTTCTCCACTTCTTATATCTCCATTTCCCATAACAGGAATTGTAACTGCTTCTTTTACTTGTTTAATATAAGACCAATCTGCATGTCCTTCATACATCTGCTTTTTGGTTCTGCCATGAACTGCAATTGCTTTAACTCCTACTGCTTCTAAACCTTTAGCTAAATCTACACATGTAATTTGATCCATATCCCATCCAATACGCATTTTAACAGTAACTGGTTTTTCAACAGCTTCTACTACTGCTTTTGTCATTTTTGTTGCATGATCTACATCTTTCATTAATGCGCTTCCTGCTTGAGATTTAACAATTTTAGTCACTGGACATCCCATATTGATATCTATAATATCACAATCTGTTTTTGTATCTAAAAGCTTTGCTGCATAAACCATTGTTTCTATATCATGTCCAAAAATCTGCATCGTTAGAGGATGCTCGCCTTCTTCTACATCTGTCATACCAATAGTCTTTTCATTTTCATAATATAATGCCTTATCACTAACCATTTCTGTATAAATAAGACCTGCGCCAAACTCTTTACATATCACGCGAAACGCTGGATTGCTAATACCCGCCATAGGTGCAATTACAACCTGGTTTGCTATTTCTATATCTCCTATTTTCCAAGTATTATTTGGCATATTGTTCTAAAAACCTTTCTAGCTCTTTTAATTCTTCTTCATCAAATTTATATTTTTCACCACAAAAGTTACATGTAATTTCACATCCATGATCTTCTTCTATCATTTTCATACGTTCTTCTTTACTTAATGTTGTCAAAACACGTTTCATTTTGGCACGATCACAATCACATTTAAATTCGATTTCCTGTGTACTTAAAATCTTTATATCATCAAACATATCTTTTAATGCTGATTCTAAGCTTTCACTTTCATCAATTAAATTTGACATTGGTTTTAATTTTCCTAAAACAGCCTCAACCTTTACAATATCCTCTTCAGTAGCATCTGGTAACATTTGAATAATTAATGCTCCCGCTGCCTTAATTGAATCATCCGGATTCACTAAAACTCCAACAGATACTGCACTTGGCGTTTGTTCACTAACAGTAAAGTAATATGCAAAATCTTCTCCAATTTCACCACTTTGTAATGCTACAGTGCCTTTCCAATTTTCTTTCATATGGAAATCCTTTGTGACTTCTAAATATCCATCAGTACCAACAGCAGTACCCACAGCCAAATGACCATTATTATATTGCAGCATGATATGAGGATCACTGACAAATCCTCTTACATGTCCATCACTATAAGCATCAACCATTATAGTTCCAATTGGTCCATGTCCATTAATATTGATAGTTATTTGCTCTTGTTCACTTTTTAACATGCTACCCATTAAACTTGCTACAGATAATGTTCTACCCAATGCAGCAGCACTTGTAGGCCACATATCAAAACGTCTTCTTGCATCTTCTACCAGATTTGTACTGGCACACATATAAATACGTACACGCTCTTCGCATGCTAGCGCTTTTACTAAATAGTCCTTCATTGTAATCAACTCCAATTCTGCTATTGAAGTATATCATAATTTTTATTGAAATGCGATGAATTACATATTTAAAATCTGGAAGTATGATTCGAATATGATAATGTCTTAATGAAACCAAATTGATTTTGTCTTTAAAATCATTTATGATATGACCTTACTATGAAAGTGAGGTCTTTATGAGAAAGGTAAATTTAAGAATGAATGAACAATACAAATATGAGGTTATTAAAAAATTAGTTGATACACATGGAAACAAAAAGAATGCTGCTATCAAATTAAACTGCTCTGTTCGCACTATTGACAGATTGATTGTCAGATATAAAGCTGAAGGTAAGACTGGTTTTATCCACAAGAACAGAAACAGACAGCCTATCTCCACTTTCCCTGTCGAGGTCAAAAATAAAGTCATTGACCTTTATCGCACGAAATATTCTGGTGCCAATCTTCTTCATTTCTCACAGCTGCTTGCGAAGAAAGAGGATATCCATGTCAGTGACACTACTATCAATTATTGGCTCCGCAGTTGCGACATCCTTTCTCCTAAGGCTAGACGCAAAACTGTCAATACTCTTAACGCTGAACTGAGAAAACGTAAGAAAGCTGCTAAGACAAAAAAAGAGGCTGTTTCTATAGAAAATAAACTCGATCTACTTGATCGCTTCGATGCACATCCCAGACGCCCTAGATGCGCTTATTTTGGCGAGCTAGTCCAAATGGATGCTTCTCCTCATCTTTGGTTCGGTACCTCCATCACTCATCTCCATCTGGCCATTGATGACGCCACTGGTAAGATACTTGGTGCTTATTTTGATATGCAGGAAACGCTTAATGCGTATTATCAAATCACTCATCAAATCCTGATAGATTATGGCATCCCTGCCAAGTTTCTTACGGACCGCCGCACTGTGTTTGAGTACAAAAGAAAAAACGCATCCTCTGATGAAGAAGATACGTTCACGCAATTCTCTTATGCCTGCCATCAGTTAGGCATTGAATTGGAATGTACGAGCGTCCCGCAGGCGAAAGGTCGCGTAGAACGTCTTAATCAGACCCTACAATCAAGATTGGTCATTGAACTTAGGCTTGCGGGCATTACAACCATAGAGGAAGCCAATGAATTCTTAAAATCCTACCTAAAAGAATTCAACGCTATGTTCTCTCTACCAAACAATGATACTAAAACTGTGTTTGAAAAGCAACCATCAAAGCAAAAAATCAATCAGACGCTTGCCATTTTAAGCAACCGAAAACTTGATTCAGGTCATTGTATCCGCTATAAGAACAAGTATTTTATTCCTATAACGAAATCTGGTAGTAAAGCATATCTGAAAAAAGGTATGAATGTGATGGTGATCGAAGCATTTGATGGAAAGCTATATGCCAACATCCTAGATCATCTATTCGCTTTAGAAGAAATCCTAGAACGTGAGGCTACATCAAAGAACTTCGACACGCTCCTATCGAGGTGAAACAAAAAAAGCCTTATATTCCCCCTATGTCACATCCTTGGAAACAGGCTTCTTATCTTGCTTATGTGGCAAAGCAAAAGCACCGTCAATCCGGTGCTAATGTTTAATTATTTTTAAGACATTTTCATTTTTGCTTGACATGAATTACATATTTAAAATCTGGAAGTTTATACAATATATAAAAATAAAGTCCAGCCACTAAAAAAAGCTAAACTTTATTTTAATTATTATATGCACAAAGCTATCTACAAAAAATAAACAAAACTATAAGTTCCTAAGAAACTTGACATGGACATCCAACAATAAAACCACAAGCCATTATAATTGAAATCCACAAGTTCATGAGTAACTTGACGAACAAATAATATCACTTTCATATAGTTTTCCATTATTGAAATCCACAAGTTCATGAGTAACTTGACTGATTTACAGCCATTCTTTGATAAAGCAATAGAAATTGAAATCCACAAGTTCATGAGAAACTTGACTGTTTTTTTTGATGTTCAGCATTTCCATTTTTTCATTGAAATCCACAAGTTCATGAGAAACTTGACGGTGTAAGAACTGTATTAAAAGATCTAGGACGAATTGAAATCCACAAGTTCATGAGAAACTTGACCAACTAGAGTTGTAGATTTTGATAAAGCAACAAAAATTGAAATCCACAAGTTCATGAGAAACTTGACAAAGAAGTACGAAAATCTGTTATGAAATTAAATTATTGAAATCCACAAGTTCATGAGAAACTTGACAGGTCAAGGGATTTATGAGAGGAAAAGGCAATATATTGAAATCCACAAGTTCATGAGAAACTTGACATTGTCTAACATCTTACCAACGTCTGCTCCGTTATTGAAATCCACAAGTTCATGAGAAACTTGACTTTCAATACTAAAATTTCGGGTATTTCCATCAAATTGAAATCCACAAGTTCATGAGAAACTTGACGGAGATAGTAAGGAAGTTGCACAGGCATTAGAAATTGAAATCCACAAGTTCATGAGAAACTTGACCGCAAAAATATTATTTACTTGCTAACTTGTAACAAATTTCCATCAAATGAAATCTCTCTTTCTTTCAATCTGTTACATATCACTGATTAAGACACACAATTTAGCGCGAATCTCCTAGAGAAAACATGGGAGCTTAATATTCGCAAATCTTAAAATCTTGTTTTCCTATGATAATTATCATCGAACATGATAAATATCTGAAATAACTCTTCTGCTGAAAATTCAATTTTCCCTTGATATTTTTCAACAATCTGTTCAATATTTCGGAAACCAAAACCGTGCATATGATGATCCTTTTTATTACTAATTAAACGATCATCCTTTATAATCACTTCATCTTTATCATAAGAATTTGATAAATCAATATAAATAAAATCATCTTTATGTCCAATACTTAAACGGATTAATTTACGCTCACATTTACAAACCGCCTCTAAACTATTATCCAACAAATTTCCAAGCAAAATACATAAATCCATATCATCTAAAATTGCCAGCGTATCATTTATTTCCATAATAATCTTTACATCGGCCTCTTTCATTTCAGCCATCTTCGTGTTTAAGATATAGTTTAAAGTAGCACGTTTTGTATGAATGATTTCTGTATCCTTTACCACATGATAAACCTGCTCAATATAAGCCAAAGCATCATTATTTTTATCATTTTCAATCATATTATGTAAAAGATTTAAGTGATTTTTCATATCATGATTGATGGATCGATTTTTCTCATAGATACTTTGCAGGTCCTTATAATACATCTTATCCGCTTCCAACATTCGATTTCTCATTTGTTCCTCAGAAAGTTCCTCACCAGTCTGAAGTAACATGGCATACTGATTAAAGAAAATCAGATAAATTAAACTTAACATTAAAATCAACAGTAATACCATAACCGGATTAATTTTCTCTTGAATGAATAAAGATGAAATCACGATTACCAGAAAAAACAAAATAACTTCAGCAACCATAAAAGCTAATAACTGTCGCTTTAATTTTAATAATTCCAACAAGAATACTTTGTGCTTTTTAAAGTATAAGAAAACAGTTACGAATACAATTTTGCCTCCAATCACACAAACTGGATATACAAGACGATCTTGAAAAATTTGTTTTCCTACATCATCAATAAAACAATTTTCAATCAATAATGTAATAATATTAATCAAATACAAGACCGTAAATATAAATAATACATAGAAAAATGTTGTATATATCTTTTCATTAAAATTCATCCAACAATAGAATATCAACATGATGATTGCGAACAAAGTAAGATAAGGGAAATTTAATGTATCTAAACAATATGATGCCGCACTCATTCCCATACAATACAGCACTTTAATTAACTTACTTTTCTCTTTAAAAAACAGTCCTGGAAAACTTAAAATAATAAAATTTTCAAGCAGGGACATGCAGATGTACAAAATCATCATATGATCATTCTCCTTAAATTGCAGCGTATCGTCGTAATAAATTCAGCATATTGCGTTGACTAACGTCTAATTTCTGCCCGCCTTTCAAATATAAACAAAAATCCCTTCTATTAATATGATCAATATAATACGGATTCACCATACAGCCATTGCTTGTTAAAACGAATTTAAACTTTTCATGATCTTTATGAAATTGCCTAAATGTCGAGCGACGGCGGAATACTTTATTGTTTTTATCTAAAACACAAACATAATTACCTTCAGAATAGTAACATTGAATATCCTTATAGTTAATACGTTTTTTAACTTTCAACATATCATACACAATTACTTCATCACTTTGTTTGATAAATAAATCAGCTAATGCTTCAATTGCTTCATCAATTTCTTCCGCAACTCTGTTCTTGCGTATGAAACGCATCGCATGAAATTTATAACCTTCACAAATCAATTCCTCATGTGAACTAACAAAAATCACAGGGATAGCTTTGTCATTCATATAAATCTTTTCCGCTAATGCAAATCCTTTATTTTCATTTTGAAGCTCAATATCCAGAAAGTAAGCATCATAAATAAGTTTTTCTGGTTCAGAATCAAAACAAAAGATTCCCCATTCTGGATATCTATCCTGCATATATTCCTTTAATGTTTTTGAAAAATGTGGATCATCTTCAATAATTGCAACTGTATTATCCATAATTCCCAACCCCTTTTTTCACGCAACTTTATTCTACTACACTTTGCCCCTTAATGAATAATCTATAAAAGTTAATTTACATTATTTTCCGTAAGAAATATATTTTTTATCATTTTTATGCATCCTCTTACAAATGAAATCAATGCTTGTACTTTTATAGTATTTCCTGTAAGATTAATTACCTTGTTATGTTATAATGATACCATTGAAAGGAGATTTTTATGATAGAAAACTTGCCCCCTTTTTCAATTATTTTAGCACCAGCTTATCTGCATCCCATTTTGCGCGCAGATATCATGAAACAAACATCTGGCTGTATGGGATTACAGCTTTTATCACCACAAACTTTTTTTGCTTCTTTTACACAAAAACAGGCTAGAGATCATGTGGAAATTAGCTTTTTATATAAACAAAACATTGAAAAAATAATTTCACAATTACAAACATATCAAGCAATTGCTTTAACGCCGTCCTTCTTAATGGAATGTTATGATTTTATTGAAAGCATGAAATTTTATCACATATCCGTTGATGAACTTCCAGATAAAACGCAGGCACAACAGGAAATAAAGACAATTTTGAATAATATATTTCCAATCCAAACCGCACAGGATATATGGAATGAAGCTGTTCTAAGAGTTTCAGATTGTTCCAATGTTTATATTTATGATGCCTTTTATTCCTTAAAAGATGAAAAAATATTAAATATATTAACATCAAAAGGGGCGCACACCATCCCATTACCAAAGCCCCA
Coding sequences:
- a CDS encoding RNA 2'-phosphotransferase, with product MSVNELKLSKTISYALRHHPEEFNLQLDEEGWCFIDDLLNALQTVNQLQDVTLSDLKKMIAHSEKKRFELKKDKIRAYYGHSFDVKVKYNEKKPPDFLYHGTARRFLDSIKRQGLIAKQRQYVHLSSDRHTAYLVGKRHDDYPIILKINAKEAFDDGIVFYDANDTTWLCEALPKQYIDNL
- the dusB gene encoding tRNA dihydrouridine synthase DusB codes for the protein MPNNTWKIGDIEIANQVVIAPMAGISNPAFRVICKEFGAGLIYTEMVSDKALYYENEKTIGMTDVEEGEHPLTMQIFGHDIETMVYAAKLLDTKTDCDIIDINMGCPVTKIVKSQAGSALMKDVDHATKMTKAVVEAVEKPVTVKMRIGWDMDQITCVDLAKGLEAVGVKAIAVHGRTKKQMYEGHADWSYIKQVKEAVTIPVMGNGDIRSGEDAKRMLDETGCDAVMIGRGVLGDPWLIKEVVHYLDTGKQLPPVSMEEKFMMARLHAKRLCNLKGEYVGMREMRGHAAWYVKGLPGSHKLKDALTKMETFDEMNQILDLYMAEMNCKAVKE
- a CDS encoding pyridoxamine 5'-phosphate oxidase family protein, which gives rise to MTFEEGKDLLFKKLGDYKIMALASSVNDYVMVRNVSCLIYDDKIYFKTDKNFRKTQQLFENPRVALCVGGVQVEGIAENKGLVVDEPDHKFETLYKKYLWQSYNAYSHEDSEIIIEVTPKFVEIWDEDEHRNAFQTFVDFETESVEVIPYD
- a CDS encoding GHKL domain-containing protein; this translates as MMILYICMSLLENFIILSFPGLFFKEKSKLIKVLYCMGMSAASYCLDTLNFPYLTLFAIIMLIFYCWMNFNEKIYTTFFYVLFIFTVLYLINIITLLIENCFIDDVGKQIFQDRLVYPVCVIGGKIVFVTVFLYFKKHKVFLLELLKLKRQLLAFMVAEVILFFLVIVISSLFIQEKINPVMVLLLILMLSLIYLIFFNQYAMLLQTGEELSEEQMRNRMLEADKMYYKDLQSIYEKNRSINHDMKNHLNLLHNMIENDKNNDALAYIEQVYHVVKDTEIIHTKRATLNYILNTKMAEMKEADVKIIMEINDTLAILDDMDLCILLGNLLDNSLEAVCKCERKLIRLSIGHKDDFIYIDLSNSYDKDEVIIKDDRLISNKKDHHMHGFGFRNIEQIVEKYQGKIEFSAEELFQIFIMFDDNYHRKTRF
- the lysS gene encoding lysine--tRNA ligase: MEKLTEQEKIRRQKMQDLIDMGIDPFGHAYERTHKSGQIRAEYENFTKEELVEKNVIVKIAGRIMTKRRQGKAGFMHIQDLDGRMQIYVRKDVIGEDQYEIFKKSDIGDIVGIEGIVMKTDHGELSVKATVYTHLTKALRPLPEKFHGLQDVEERYRRRYVDLIMNDNSKRIALTRPKIIRAVQRYFDGKGLVEVETPVLQPILGGAAARPFITHHNTLDMPFYLRIATELPLKRLIVGGLEGVYEIGRLFRNEGMDATHNPEFTTVEAYVAYSDLHGMMDLIEGLFEYVAMEVLGTTEITYGEKEISLKAPFKRLHMVDAIKEACGVDFWKEMSYEEACAIAKEHEIEVEKKHNSVGHIINLFFEKYVEETLVQPTYIYGHPTSISPLAKKNPEDPRFADRYELFIDGHEYANAFSELNDPIDQRERFENQLKLRDLGDDEANEMDVDYVEALEYGLPPTGGVGLGIDRFVMLLTNSQTIREVLLFPHMKNK
- a CDS encoding sigma-70 family RNA polymerase sigma factor, translated to MRSEEEIIHAINTYSDMVKRICFIHLKQDADVEDIFQDVFLKYANGPHFESDEHEKAWLIRVSINACKDSLTSWFHKKVILHDNLEIYENIPFLTKSHDDQILSNVLKLKENYRNVIYLYYYEGYKIKEIAQILHKKENTIHTWMKRAKEELRYMLGGDYLE
- the hslO gene encoding Hsp33 family molecular chaperone HslO yields the protein MKDYLVKALACEERVRIYMCASTNLVEDARRRFDMWPTSAAALGRTLSVASLMGSMLKSEQEQITININGHGPIGTIMVDAYSDGHVRGFVSDPHIMLQYNNGHLAVGTAVGTDGYLEVTKDFHMKENWKGTVALQSGEIGEDFAYYFTVSEQTPSAVSVGVLVNPDDSIKAAGALIIQMLPDATEEDIVKVEAVLGKLKPMSNLIDESESLESALKDMFDDIKILSTQEIEFKCDCDRAKMKRVLTTLSKEERMKMIEEDHGCEITCNFCGEKYKFDEEELKELERFLEQYAK
- a CDS encoding peptidylprolyl isomerase, coding for MRKVISVCMMICFMLTISACGTKETPKPTEQVSENLLKGKHHAVIDVKDYGTIELELDADTAPITVTNFVELAKDGFYDGLTFHRNIEDFMIQGGDPNGNGTGGSKHTIKGEFSANGVENNIKHERGVISMARSQDYNSASSQFFIMYEKASHLDGQYAAFGKVTKGLDVLDKLEKVKAIDNNGLVEASQQPVINSIKILD
- a CDS encoding ECF transporter S component; this encodes MEVLCLKNMTTKNLALIGILAALGAILMVFRFPIPLLPPFLSFDFALIPELIGGFALGPWNALAIIIVRVLIQLIINGTNSMFTGEIQSFLLSCALILPASAYYLKHKTRNGAAIGMLLGIVICTVTAVITNLYLIIPFYVSLYQMDMSNILAMCKEVNPAVNSIEGVVLLGIIPFNLIKTGVNGLITFLVYKKISPMIHRFAYKR